The Rhizobium sp. WSM4643 genome has a window encoding:
- a CDS encoding cold-shock protein — MPTGTVKFFNDDKGFGFITPEGGGQDVFVHVSALQSGGSLREGDKVSFEIGQDRKTGKSKAENVSTI; from the coding sequence ATGCCGACAGGTACCGTTAAATTCTTCAATGACGACAAGGGCTTCGGCTTCATCACCCCTGAGGGTGGCGGGCAGGACGTTTTTGTTCACGTGTCTGCGCTGCAAAGCGGCGGGTCGCTCCGCGAAGGCGACAAGGTCAGCTTCGAAATCGGACAGGATCGCAAGACCGGAAAATCGAAGGCTGAGAACGTCTCGACCATCTGA
- a CDS encoding LysR family transcriptional regulator, translating into MTFEQLSIFVAVAEREHLTNAAFAIGLTPSAVSSAIRNLETSYGVELFHRVGRRIELTYEGRVFLGEARATLARAKAAALVLSDLGGLQKGDLVVFASQTIASYWLPAMLMRFKIRYPGIDLKLMIGNTTTAAKAVLDGLAEVGFVEGSVDEPALHVQPLAKDELLVVVGPRHPWARGKPIAPAELVSGTKWVMREKGSGTRSAFEAAISNLGIGPGDLAVALQLPSNEAVISAAREGLCATVVSGAVAAPLLTQGLLVKARFPLPSRQFAILRHKQRHASRASLALEMICCEDKAAEVQNWDDWAL; encoded by the coding sequence ATGACGTTTGAACAACTTTCCATTTTTGTCGCGGTTGCGGAACGCGAGCATCTGACCAATGCCGCCTTTGCGATCGGGCTGACGCCCTCAGCCGTCAGTTCGGCTATCCGCAATCTCGAGACCTCCTATGGTGTCGAGCTTTTCCACCGCGTCGGACGCCGCATAGAACTGACATATGAAGGACGGGTGTTTCTGGGGGAGGCAAGAGCGACGCTGGCACGCGCAAAGGCCGCAGCGCTCGTCCTGTCCGATCTCGGCGGCTTGCAAAAGGGTGACCTGGTCGTTTTTGCGAGCCAGACGATCGCCAGCTACTGGCTACCGGCGATGCTGATGCGTTTCAAGATCCGCTACCCGGGCATTGACCTGAAGCTGATGATTGGCAACACGACCACCGCGGCAAAAGCGGTACTCGATGGATTGGCCGAAGTCGGGTTCGTCGAAGGCAGCGTCGATGAGCCAGCGCTGCACGTTCAGCCGCTTGCCAAAGACGAACTCCTTGTCGTCGTCGGTCCGCGCCATCCCTGGGCGCGTGGCAAACCAATTGCACCGGCAGAGCTGGTTTCGGGCACAAAATGGGTCATGCGGGAAAAGGGGTCCGGAACCCGATCGGCTTTCGAGGCGGCGATTTCCAATCTCGGCATAGGCCCAGGAGATCTGGCTGTCGCGCTGCAACTGCCGTCGAACGAGGCGGTCATATCGGCAGCAAGAGAGGGCCTCTGCGCGACGGTCGTTTCGGGAGCCGTGGCAGCACCACTCTTGACGCAAGGTCTCCTGGTCAAGGCGCGCTTCCCTCTGCCGTCCCGCCAATTTGCGATCCTGCGGCATAAACAAAGGCACGCCAGTCGCGCCTCGCTGGCGCTGGAAATGATTTGCTGCGAGGACAAAGCTGCCGAAGTCCAGAATTGGGATGATTGGGCGCTCTAG
- a CDS encoding ABC transporter permease codes for MASADTTSKEESSRHSPAGGFAEAAPHPALSLLRRLAGRVVAVVTTLLGLLFLTFSMGRLLPADPVLAITGAEVSKEVYDRVYNELGLGQPIWMQFLSYVGKIATGDLGMSATTGQPILTDLMTIFPATIELAIIAMIIGAIVGIPLGITAAVRRGTIIDHVARIVALAGHSIPIFWTGLMALFIFYAKLKLVGASGRIDVFYEGLVTPMTGFLLIDAAIQGQWDVFYNALGHIILPAAILGYYSVAYISRMSRSFMLEQLSQEYIITARAKGLGTRKVVWRHAFKNIRVQLLTIMALTFGGLLEGAVLIETVFGWPGLGQYLTRGLQMNDMNVVMGSVLTIGAVFLTINILSDFLYRILDPRTR; via the coding sequence GCGGCGCCTGGCGGGACGCGTCGTAGCCGTCGTGACGACGCTGCTCGGCCTGCTCTTCCTGACCTTCTCGATGGGCCGCCTGCTGCCTGCCGACCCGGTGCTCGCCATCACCGGGGCGGAAGTCAGCAAGGAGGTTTACGATCGCGTCTATAACGAGCTGGGTCTTGGGCAGCCGATCTGGATGCAGTTCCTCTCCTACGTCGGCAAGATCGCCACAGGCGATCTCGGCATGTCGGCGACGACGGGCCAGCCGATCCTCACCGATCTGATGACGATCTTTCCCGCGACGATCGAACTTGCGATCATCGCCATGATCATCGGGGCGATCGTCGGCATTCCTTTAGGGATCACTGCTGCGGTCAGGCGCGGGACCATTATCGACCACGTCGCGCGGATCGTCGCCCTTGCCGGCCACTCCATTCCGATTTTCTGGACCGGACTGATGGCGCTCTTCATCTTCTATGCGAAGCTGAAGCTCGTCGGGGCCTCGGGCCGGATCGATGTCTTCTATGAAGGCCTCGTCACGCCGATGACCGGCTTTCTCCTGATCGACGCGGCGATTCAGGGCCAATGGGACGTGTTTTACAACGCCCTTGGCCACATCATCCTGCCGGCGGCTATCCTCGGCTACTATTCCGTCGCCTATATCAGCCGCATGTCGCGGAGCTTCATGCTGGAGCAGCTGAGCCAGGAATACATCATCACCGCGCGGGCAAAGGGGCTCGGCACCCGCAAAGTGGTGTGGCGCCATGCATTCAAGAACATCCGCGTGCAGCTTCTGACGATCATGGCGCTGACCTTCGGCGGTCTGCTCGAAGGCGCGGTGCTGATCGAGACCGTCTTCGGGTGGCCGGGGCTCGGCCAGTACCTGACCCGGGGGCTGCAGATGAACGACATGAACGTGGTCATGGGTTCCGTCCTGACGATTGGCGCCGTCTTCCTGACGATCAACATCCTGTCGGACTTCCTTTATCGCATTCTTGATCCGAGGACACGATGA
- a CDS encoding ABC transporter permease, whose amino-acid sequence MTISSEHADSTNTGGLRNWLLAPEPRGWFQSSVQQIHQGWRKFSLHPLGLAGLAIIVVLIVVALAAPLLTSYDPIVQDMAGRLAAPSASHWLGTDNFGRDVFSRVIYGARTTLYIIMLVTVIVAPLGLLIGTVSGYFGGIVDEVLMRVTDIFLSFPGLVLALGFAAALGPGITNAIIAISLTAWPPIARLARAETLSLRKADYIAAVRLQGATSIAIITRHILPMCIPSVIVRVTLNMAGIIITAAGLGFLGLGAQPPWPEWGSMAASGREFMLDSPWVIAAPGIAIALVSLAFNLVGDALRDVLDPRGSE is encoded by the coding sequence ATGACGATCTCCTCTGAGCACGCGGACAGCACTAACACTGGCGGCCTTCGCAACTGGCTGCTCGCGCCGGAACCGCGAGGCTGGTTTCAGTCGTCGGTGCAGCAAATTCATCAGGGCTGGCGGAAATTCAGCCTGCACCCGCTTGGCCTGGCGGGACTTGCCATCATCGTAGTGCTGATCGTCGTGGCGCTGGCCGCACCCCTGCTGACGAGCTACGATCCGATCGTTCAGGACATGGCCGGGCGGCTTGCCGCGCCATCGGCCAGCCATTGGCTCGGCACCGATAATTTCGGCCGCGACGTCTTCTCCCGGGTGATCTACGGCGCCCGCACAACACTCTACATCATCATGCTTGTCACGGTCATCGTCGCCCCGCTCGGCCTGTTGATCGGCACCGTCTCAGGCTATTTCGGCGGCATCGTCGATGAAGTCCTGATGCGCGTCACCGACATTTTCCTTTCCTTTCCCGGCCTCGTCCTCGCGCTCGGTTTTGCCGCAGCGCTCGGTCCAGGCATCACCAATGCGATCATCGCGATTTCACTGACGGCCTGGCCGCCGATCGCGCGTCTTGCGCGCGCCGAGACGCTCAGCCTTCGCAAGGCGGATTACATCGCCGCCGTACGCCTGCAGGGCGCGACATCAATTGCGATCATCACCCGTCACATCCTGCCGATGTGCATTCCCTCGGTGATCGTCCGCGTCACCCTCAATATGGCCGGCATCATCATCACCGCCGCCGGCCTCGGCTTCCTCGGCCTCGGCGCGCAGCCGCCATGGCCGGAATGGGGTTCGATGGCCGCCAGCGGACGTGAATTCATGCTCGACAGCCCCTGGGTCATCGCGGCACCCGGTATTGCCATTGCGCTGGTCAGCCTCGCCTTCAACCTTGTCGGTGATGCACTCCGCGATGTTCTCGATCCCCGAGGTTCAGAATGA
- a CDS encoding YeiH family protein, whose product MWEIVVLRKVSPMIVSASRSLSLPAVLPGLVLCAAVTLSAYLLEQLQMMVFGSHWIENLVLAILIGIAVRSSVCLPQTFIPGIQFAAKTLLEIAVVLLGASLSMAAIRQAGLPLVGGIAVLVALSLAGSFVIGRLFGLPASLATLVACGNSICGNSAIAAAAPVIGAKPDDIAASIAFTAVLGIGAVLTLPLLHLVFGLSAVQYGVFAGLTAYAVPQVLAATASAGAVSTQVGTLVKLIRVMMLGPVILVLGAVHGCRPGSSPVKLRYVLPWFILGFAAMATLRSLDAIPAPLLPGMAAVSAAFTVTAMAALGLSVDVRSVAHTGGRVLAAGALSLLALGALGLCLIGLLNIV is encoded by the coding sequence GTGTGGGAGATTGTAGTCTTGCGCAAGGTCTCGCCGATGATCGTTTCCGCCTCCCGTTCCCTGTCGCTTCCTGCCGTCCTCCCGGGACTCGTCCTGTGTGCGGCAGTCACGCTCTCTGCGTATCTCCTTGAACAGCTGCAGATGATGGTTTTCGGCTCGCATTGGATCGAGAACCTCGTGCTCGCCATTTTGATCGGCATTGCCGTGCGCTCCTCGGTCTGCCTGCCGCAGACTTTCATTCCCGGCATCCAATTCGCCGCCAAGACCTTGCTCGAGATTGCGGTCGTGTTGCTCGGCGCCTCGCTCAGCATGGCTGCCATCAGGCAGGCTGGACTGCCGCTGGTCGGCGGAATTGCCGTTCTGGTTGCTCTGTCTTTGGCCGGAAGCTTTGTTATCGGGCGGCTCTTCGGGCTGCCGGCCAGCCTGGCGACGTTGGTTGCTTGCGGCAACTCGATCTGCGGCAATTCTGCAATTGCCGCCGCAGCTCCGGTAATCGGCGCCAAACCGGACGATATTGCGGCCTCGATAGCCTTTACCGCAGTGCTCGGCATCGGTGCAGTGCTGACGCTGCCGCTGCTTCACCTGGTTTTTGGTCTCAGCGCCGTACAATATGGTGTTTTCGCAGGACTGACGGCCTATGCCGTCCCGCAGGTCTTGGCGGCCACGGCCTCTGCCGGGGCCGTCAGCACTCAGGTGGGCACGCTCGTCAAACTGATCCGCGTGATGATGCTCGGACCCGTCATCCTCGTGCTCGGCGCAGTCCATGGCTGCCGTCCCGGCAGTTCGCCAGTCAAGCTCCGCTATGTTCTCCCATGGTTCATCCTCGGTTTTGCAGCCATGGCGACGCTTCGTTCCCTCGACGCGATCCCGGCGCCGCTGCTGCCCGGGATGGCGGCTGTCTCTGCCGCCTTCACCGTCACCGCCATGGCGGCTTTGGGCCTCTCCGTCGATGTCAGATCCGTCGCCCATACCGGCGGTCGTGTCCTCGCAGCGGGGGCGCTGTCGCTGTTGGCGTTAGGGGCTCTCGGGCTTTGCCTGATCGGGCTGCTGAACATCGTCTGA
- a CDS encoding DMT family transporter, with protein sequence MTTKTGLADAGNLIITGVVLMLLGDLLFALNDAMGKWLVASFAVGQVLVIRSVGAFIVLGPMILRQGPMALFRVEQKGLQFIRVFMATVDVALFYAAVAYLPLADVMTFYMAGPIYVAALSHFFLGEKIGWRRWLAVLTGFAGVVIALRPSTAMLSLPSLFGLAGSLAFALSLVMSRYLRSTSDTTLVTWQTVAALVTGIVLSIGHWQPAALIDWSGMLLLGVVASCAHLLITRSLKLAPASLLAPLQYTLLLWAIVLGYLFFNDIPDTQIIVGAAIIVVAGLFIFHRKNLKETVPAEAVPPDGH encoded by the coding sequence ATGACGACCAAGACTGGCTTAGCCGATGCCGGAAACCTGATCATAACAGGCGTCGTGCTGATGCTGCTCGGCGATCTGCTCTTTGCGCTGAACGATGCAATGGGCAAGTGGCTGGTCGCCAGCTTTGCCGTCGGCCAAGTGCTGGTGATCCGCTCGGTCGGCGCCTTCATCGTGCTCGGACCAATGATCCTCCGGCAAGGGCCGATGGCGTTGTTCCGCGTCGAGCAGAAGGGCCTCCAGTTCATCCGGGTCTTCATGGCGACTGTCGATGTCGCCTTGTTCTACGCTGCCGTCGCCTATCTGCCGCTCGCAGATGTGATGACCTTCTATATGGCCGGGCCGATCTACGTTGCGGCGCTCTCGCATTTCTTTCTCGGAGAAAAGATCGGCTGGCGCCGTTGGCTCGCCGTTCTGACCGGCTTCGCAGGCGTCGTCATCGCGCTGCGTCCGTCCACGGCGATGCTGTCGCTTCCATCGCTCTTCGGACTTGCCGGCAGTCTTGCCTTTGCGCTGTCGCTGGTGATGAGCCGCTATCTACGCTCGACCAGCGACACGACGCTCGTGACATGGCAGACGGTCGCGGCGCTCGTCACCGGCATCGTCCTGAGCATCGGTCATTGGCAGCCGGCGGCGCTCATCGATTGGTCCGGCATGCTGCTGCTCGGCGTCGTCGCCTCCTGCGCGCATCTGCTCATCACCCGCTCGCTGAAGCTCGCACCGGCATCGCTGCTCGCGCCGCTGCAATATACGCTGCTGCTCTGGGCGATCGTCCTCGGCTACCTCTTCTTCAATGATATTCCCGATACGCAGATCATCGTCGGTGCCGCAATCATCGTCGTTGCGGGGCTCTTCATCTTCCATCGGAAGAATTTGAAAGAGACGGTTCCGGCCGAAGCCGTCCCGCCCGACGGTCATTGA
- a CDS encoding ABC transporter ATP-binding protein: MIKIDNLSIRFGHGQRPVVRDVSLSIEKGTAFGLVGESGCGKSTVLRALSGLNSNYDGRIELHGETLDRQRSRPFFRRVQMVFQDPYGSLHPRKTIRSQLKEPLRNQGLDTNSVDVNAVLRSVGLDPALSYRFPHQLSGGQRQRVAIARALMLDPDVLLLDEPTSALDVSVQAEILNLLQDLRTNRGLTYLLVSHDLAVVSHMCSRVAIMEAGEIVEQVDVGALRRGAVEHPYSQRLLRASRMYGKA, from the coding sequence GTGATCAAAATCGACAATCTCTCCATCCGTTTCGGCCATGGCCAGCGGCCCGTCGTCAGAGATGTAAGTCTTTCCATCGAGAAGGGAACTGCTTTCGGCCTGGTCGGCGAATCCGGCTGCGGAAAGTCCACCGTTCTAAGAGCGCTCTCCGGTCTCAACTCCAATTATGACGGCCGGATCGAGCTCCACGGAGAGACGCTGGACCGACAGCGCAGCCGGCCGTTCTTTCGCCGGGTGCAGATGGTGTTCCAGGACCCTTATGGATCGCTCCATCCCCGCAAGACCATCCGCTCGCAGCTGAAGGAACCGCTGCGCAACCAGGGCCTCGATACGAATTCCGTCGACGTGAACGCCGTCCTGAGATCAGTCGGCCTCGACCCGGCGCTGAGCTACAGATTTCCGCACCAGCTCTCCGGAGGCCAACGGCAGCGCGTGGCAATCGCCCGTGCCTTGATGCTGGATCCGGACGTTCTGCTTCTCGACGAACCGACATCGGCGCTCGATGTGTCCGTTCAGGCCGAAATCCTCAATCTCCTCCAGGATCTGCGAACCAATCGCGGCCTGACCTATCTGCTCGTCAGCCATGATCTCGCCGTCGTCTCGCACATGTGCAGCCGCGTCGCCATCATGGAAGCGGGCGAGATCGTCGAACAGGTCGATGTCGGCGCCTTGCGAAGAGGTGCGGTCGAACATCCTTATTCGCAACGCTTGCTGCGGGCGAGCCGGATGTATGGAAAGGCGTAA
- a CDS encoding ABC transporter ATP-binding protein encodes MTDLIDIQNLEIAFGGGQVRAVRGVSFSLGQEKLGIVGESGSGKSTVGRAIMKLLPPTAIVNAERMRFCDVDLLKANEKTMMTIRGRRIGLILQDPKYSLNPVMRIGEQIAETYRFHHPRTSRARTWQQALDMLEAVQIRDPERVARLYPHEISGGMGQRAMIAMMLIAEPEVLIADEPTSALDVTVRLEILALLDELVLRRNLGLIFISHDLNLIRNFCDRVLIMYAGRVVEVLEARDLDKARHPYTQGLLASLPTIEDPPARLPILKRDPAWLDEPALEPPR; translated from the coding sequence ATGACTGACCTGATTGATATTCAGAACCTCGAAATCGCCTTCGGCGGCGGGCAGGTGCGAGCCGTTCGCGGCGTGAGCTTTTCGCTTGGACAGGAAAAACTCGGGATCGTCGGTGAATCCGGATCGGGAAAGTCGACCGTCGGCCGCGCGATCATGAAGCTGCTGCCACCGACCGCGATCGTCAATGCCGAGCGGATGCGCTTTTGCGACGTCGACCTGCTCAAGGCGAATGAAAAAACGATGATGACGATCAGGGGACGGCGGATCGGCCTGATCCTGCAGGATCCAAAATATTCGCTCAATCCCGTCATGCGGATCGGCGAACAGATCGCCGAGACCTACCGCTTCCATCATCCGAGGACGAGCAGGGCAAGGACCTGGCAGCAGGCTCTCGATATGCTCGAGGCCGTTCAGATCCGCGATCCGGAGCGTGTGGCCCGCCTTTATCCGCACGAAATCTCGGGCGGGATGGGCCAGCGGGCGATGATCGCCATGATGCTGATTGCCGAACCCGAAGTGCTGATCGCCGACGAACCGACGTCAGCACTCGATGTGACGGTGAGACTTGAGATCCTGGCCCTGCTCGACGAGCTCGTCTTGCGCCGCAATCTCGGGCTGATCTTCATCAGTCACGATCTCAATCTCATCAGGAATTTCTGCGATCGCGTCCTCATCATGTATGCGGGGCGGGTCGTGGAAGTGCTCGAAGCGCGCGATCTCGACAAGGCCAGACATCCCTATACGCAAGGGCTTTTGGCATCCCTGCCGACGATCGAGGATCCACCCGCCCGACTGCCGATCCTGAAGCGGGATCCCGCCTGGCTCGACGAACCCGCATTGGAGCCGCCACGGTGA
- a CDS encoding GNAT family N-acetyltransferase — MSFRIERLVEKHISGAAVVLVNAYALPPWNESWSLEAAAENVTYVLETPRSIALAAVDGSKVLGIALGIRQRRHTGPVIYLDELSVQPDAQGKGIGTALLSAMFETATAEGCSSLWLISKRGGALSEFYQRCEFAVIGDLGLYSRSSE, encoded by the coding sequence ATGTCATTTCGGATCGAGCGTCTGGTTGAAAAACACATTAGCGGTGCGGCCGTCGTATTGGTAAATGCCTATGCCCTGCCTCCGTGGAATGAGAGCTGGTCCCTTGAAGCGGCTGCAGAAAATGTGACCTATGTGCTTGAAACTCCCAGGTCAATTGCACTTGCGGCAGTTGACGGAAGCAAGGTGCTCGGCATTGCGCTCGGGATACGACAGCGGCGCCATACCGGCCCGGTGATTTATCTGGACGAGCTTTCAGTGCAACCCGATGCACAGGGTAAGGGAATTGGGACCGCTCTACTTTCTGCAATGTTCGAAACAGCCACAGCTGAAGGATGTAGCAGCTTGTGGCTGATCTCGAAGCGAGGAGGGGCGCTGTCGGAGTTCTATCAGCGTTGCGAATTTGCTGTGATAGGCGACCTTGGCCTGTACTCTAGATCGAGCGAATAA